Proteins co-encoded in one Bacteroidales bacterium WCE2004 genomic window:
- a CDS encoding mannose-1-phosphate guanylyltransferase (GDP), translated as MLNNHHYCIIMAGGIGSRFWPISRTGMPKQFLDFSIQGRSFLRRTYDRMKVIIPEENILVVSLERYREQVRAHLPELREENLLLEPYNRSTAPCIAFATYVILKRDPDAICVVTPSDHAIARHDAFNKTLSDALAYAAGSDALITLGVIPTRADSNFGYIQMAGKPEKGQPVKTKTFTEKPDPELARVFIDTGEFLWNSGIFVWRADAIRQELEKHAPEITHLWKGWQEVLDTDNQKAFLERIYTDMPRTSIDYAVMEKTDNAWVYPAEFRWADIGNWESLYDYLAYHDDQGNALNRTARRLLKDSSDNIVYSTRDDKLLAVRGLKDFIVVDTEDVLMICPRDEEKLKDFLSQLAMPEYEEYR; from the coding sequence ATGCTTAATAACCACCACTACTGTATAATCATGGCCGGCGGGATCGGGTCCCGCTTCTGGCCCATCAGCCGCACCGGAATGCCCAAGCAGTTCCTGGATTTCAGCATCCAGGGCCGCTCCTTCCTGCGCCGCACCTATGACCGCATGAAGGTCATCATCCCGGAAGAGAACATCCTCGTCGTCAGCCTGGAGCGCTACCGCGAGCAGGTCCGGGCGCACCTTCCCGAGCTGCGCGAGGAGAACCTGCTGCTCGAGCCGTACAACCGCAGCACGGCGCCCTGCATCGCTTTCGCCACCTACGTGATCCTCAAGCGCGACCCGGACGCCATCTGCGTGGTGACGCCTTCCGACCATGCCATCGCGCGCCACGACGCATTCAACAAGACGCTCTCGGACGCGCTCGCCTATGCCGCCGGGTCCGACGCCCTGATCACCCTCGGCGTCATCCCGACCCGCGCCGATTCCAACTTCGGTTACATCCAGATGGCGGGCAAGCCCGAAAAGGGCCAGCCCGTCAAGACCAAGACCTTCACCGAGAAGCCGGATCCCGAACTCGCGCGCGTCTTCATCGACACCGGCGAGTTCCTCTGGAACTCCGGTATCTTCGTCTGGCGCGCCGACGCCATCCGCCAGGAGCTGGAGAAACACGCTCCGGAGATCACCCACCTCTGGAAGGGCTGGCAGGAGGTCCTCGACACCGACAACCAGAAAGCCTTCCTGGAGCGCATCTACACCGACATGCCCCGCACCTCGATCGACTACGCCGTGATGGAAAAGACGGACAACGCCTGGGTCTACCCCGCCGAGTTCCGCTGGGCCGATATCGGAAACTGGGAGTCGCTCTACGACTACCTCGCCTACCATGACGACCAGGGCAACGCCCTCAACCGGACGGCCCGCCGCCTGCTCAAGGACAGCTCCGACAACATCGTCTACTCCACCCGCGACGACAAGCTCCTGGCCGTCCGCGGCCTCAAGGACTTCATCGTCGTGGACACGGAAGACGTGCTGATGATCTGCCCGCGCGACGAGGAGAAGCTCAAGGACTTCCTCTCCCAGCTCGCGATGCCCGAGTACGAGGAGTACCGATAA
- a CDS encoding LSU ribosomal protein L3P — protein MPGLIGKKIGMTSVFGADGKNLPCTVIEAGPCVVTQLRTVEKDGYAAVQLAYDETTEKHTSAPLMGHFKKAGTTPKRKLVEFKADFEGELKLGDTFTVADIFTEDVKYVDVIGTSKGKGFQGVVHRHHFAGVGGQTHGQHNRLRHPGSMGASSWPSRVLPGMRMAGHMGNERVKVENLQVLKVLPENNLIVVKGSVPGAKGSYVILEA, from the coding sequence ATGCCTGGATTAATTGGAAAGAAAATCGGAATGACTTCCGTTTTCGGTGCCGACGGCAAGAACCTGCCGTGCACCGTCATCGAGGCTGGTCCGTGCGTCGTTACGCAGCTGCGTACAGTTGAGAAAGATGGTTATGCCGCTGTACAGCTTGCCTATGACGAAACCACCGAAAAGCACACCAGCGCGCCTCTCATGGGGCATTTCAAAAAGGCAGGAACCACTCCCAAGCGCAAGTTGGTCGAGTTCAAGGCCGACTTCGAGGGAGAGCTGAAACTCGGAGACACCTTCACGGTCGCCGACATCTTCACCGAGGATGTCAAGTACGTGGATGTGATCGGTACCTCTAAGGGTAAGGGTTTCCAGGGCGTTGTGCACCGTCATCATTTCGCCGGCGTCGGCGGACAGACCCACGGCCAGCACAACCGTCTGCGTCACCCCGGTTCCATGGGTGCATCCTCCTGGCCGTCCCGCGTCCTCCCCGGTATGCGTATGGCTGGCCACATGGGCAACGAGCGCGTCAAGGTCGAGAACCTGCAGGTGCTCAAGGTGCTCCCGGAGAACAATCTCATCGTCGTCAAGGGTTCCGTCCCCGGAGCCAAGGGTTCTTATGTAATTTTGGAGGCATAG
- a CDS encoding SSU ribosomal protein S10P — protein sequence MSQKIRIKLKSFDHMLVDKSASKIVETVKSTGAKVNGPIPLPTNKKIFTVNRSTFVNKKAREQFELDSYRRLLDIEDSNAKTVDALMKLELPSGVEVEIKV from the coding sequence ATGAGCCAGAAAATTAGAATCAAACTCAAGTCTTTCGACCATATGCTCGTGGACAAGTCCGCGTCCAAGATTGTCGAGACCGTGAAGTCTACTGGTGCCAAGGTGAATGGTCCCATTCCCCTTCCGACCAACAAGAAGATCTTCACCGTCAACCGCTCGACCTTCGTCAACAAGAAGGCCCGCGAGCAGTTCGAGCTCGACTCCTACCGCAGACTTCTCGACATCGAGGACTCCAACGCCAAGACGGTGGACGCCCTGATGAAGCTTGAGCTCCCCTCCGGCGTGGAGGTCGAGATCAAGGTCTGA
- a CDS encoding DNA mismatch repair protein MutS2 encodes MTHERLESKLGFDKIRKMIADRCLTDYAAGRVAEETFSTDPDIIRRRLALTDEMRLILMFEDSFPTTGYIDAIPFLSALEREGSCIDVLSLAKLKTATDTLRRILHFFSSIKDGIYPQLERLAAPVRSFPEVQRRIETILDKYGDIKDSASDHLFEIRRDLRSKEAAISKRAGAILRKAQEDGLVDADADVTIRDGKYLIPVATSSKRKVQGFVHDVSASGKTAFVEPAEIIELENDIAELRFEETREIQKILYEFTEFLRPYLPDLLTGAAFIGEVDFLMAKAQTALDLVAGMPVISEDGSLSLRKARHPLLEKALAREGRSIVPLTVTLTPQKRILLISGPNAGGKSVCLKTVGLLQYMFQWGMLIPTSESSELPVFDRIAVSIGDDQNLEDDLSTYSSFLSDMRELLADAGERTLVLIDEFGSGTEPAAGGAIAEAILAELDRRGVRGVITTHYTNLKLYASGADTHVINGAMLYDAARIAPLFQLEIGLPGNSFAFELARKMRLPESIVKDAEARAGEEFVGIERNLRKIARNRRALDEKLQKVKHADKALEGITERYAKELEDIQKQKKAILDEARQEAEKIVKGAGKQVEKTIRDIREAQADKEQTKAARQELQGFLGALEQRKNKEKKNRDEYIDRKLEQLKKRKKGDARAAAAEPVKAAPLQVGEKVRIKENGLVGEVAKINRKAVTVIVGNITSTMAPERVERISSNEFREVSRKVFAPVQQKVDSAISERKLAFKPELDIRGERLSDALDIVTHYIDDAIMLGIGTVRIIHGKGTGVLREEIQKYLRTVPGLTVSDEDIRNGGTGVTIVKL; translated from the coding sequence ATGACGCACGAAAGACTGGAGAGCAAACTCGGGTTCGACAAGATCCGCAAGATGATCGCCGACCGCTGCCTGACGGACTATGCCGCCGGGCGCGTCGCCGAGGAGACCTTCAGCACCGACCCCGACATCATCCGGCGCCGGCTCGCCCTGACGGACGAGATGCGCCTGATCCTGATGTTCGAGGACAGTTTCCCGACCACGGGCTACATCGACGCCATCCCCTTCCTGAGCGCGCTGGAGCGCGAAGGGTCGTGCATCGACGTCCTGTCGCTCGCCAAGCTCAAGACCGCCACGGACACGCTCCGCCGCATCCTGCATTTCTTCAGCAGCATCAAGGACGGCATCTACCCGCAGCTGGAACGGCTCGCCGCGCCCGTGCGCTCCTTCCCGGAGGTGCAGCGGCGCATCGAGACCATCCTGGACAAATACGGCGACATCAAGGACTCCGCCTCCGACCACCTCTTCGAGATCCGGCGCGACCTCCGCAGCAAGGAGGCGGCCATCTCCAAGCGGGCCGGCGCGATCCTGCGCAAGGCGCAGGAGGACGGCCTGGTGGACGCCGACGCCGACGTGACCATCCGCGACGGCAAATACCTGATCCCGGTCGCCACCTCCTCCAAGCGCAAAGTGCAGGGCTTCGTCCACGACGTGTCCGCCTCCGGCAAGACGGCGTTCGTCGAGCCGGCCGAGATCATCGAACTGGAGAACGACATCGCGGAGCTCCGCTTCGAGGAGACGCGCGAGATCCAGAAGATCCTGTATGAATTCACGGAGTTCCTCCGTCCCTATCTGCCCGACCTGCTGACAGGCGCCGCCTTCATTGGCGAGGTGGATTTCCTGATGGCCAAGGCGCAGACGGCGCTCGACCTCGTGGCCGGCATGCCCGTCATCTCGGAGGACGGCAGCCTGTCGCTGCGCAAGGCGCGCCATCCTCTGTTGGAGAAGGCGCTCGCGCGCGAGGGACGCAGCATCGTCCCCCTTACGGTCACGCTCACGCCGCAGAAGCGCATCCTGCTCATCTCCGGCCCCAACGCCGGCGGCAAGTCCGTCTGTCTCAAGACCGTGGGCCTGTTGCAGTATATGTTCCAGTGGGGCATGCTCATCCCCACGTCCGAGAGCTCCGAGCTGCCAGTCTTCGACCGCATCGCCGTGAGCATCGGCGACGACCAGAACCTCGAGGACGACCTGAGCACCTACAGCTCCTTCCTCTCCGACATGCGCGAGCTGCTCGCCGACGCCGGGGAGCGGACGCTCGTGCTCATCGACGAGTTCGGCTCGGGCACGGAGCCCGCGGCCGGCGGCGCGATCGCCGAGGCGATCCTCGCCGAGCTCGACCGCCGCGGCGTGCGGGGCGTCATCACCACGCACTACACCAACCTCAAGCTCTACGCTTCCGGCGCGGACACGCACGTGATCAACGGCGCCATGCTCTACGACGCCGCCAGGATCGCCCCGCTGTTCCAGCTGGAGATCGGCCTGCCCGGCAACTCCTTCGCCTTCGAGCTGGCGCGCAAGATGCGCCTGCCGGAGAGCATCGTCAAGGACGCCGAGGCGCGCGCCGGCGAGGAGTTCGTGGGCATCGAGCGCAACCTGCGCAAGATCGCCCGCAACCGCCGCGCCCTGGACGAGAAGCTCCAGAAGGTCAAGCACGCCGACAAGGCCCTGGAGGGCATCACCGAGCGCTACGCCAAGGAGCTGGAGGACATCCAGAAGCAGAAGAAGGCCATCCTCGACGAAGCCCGCCAGGAGGCCGAGAAGATCGTCAAAGGCGCGGGCAAGCAGGTCGAGAAGACCATCCGCGACATCCGCGAGGCCCAGGCCGACAAGGAGCAGACCAAGGCCGCGCGCCAGGAGCTGCAGGGCTTCCTGGGCGCGCTGGAGCAGCGCAAGAACAAGGAGAAGAAGAACCGCGACGAATACATCGACCGCAAGCTCGAGCAGCTCAAGAAGCGCAAGAAGGGCGACGCCAGGGCCGCGGCGGCGGAGCCCGTCAAGGCCGCGCCGCTCCAGGTGGGAGAGAAGGTCCGCATCAAGGAAAACGGCCTCGTGGGCGAGGTCGCCAAGATCAACCGCAAGGCCGTGACCGTGATCGTTGGCAACATCACCAGCACCATGGCGCCGGAGCGCGTGGAGCGCATCTCTTCGAACGAATTCCGCGAAGTGTCCCGCAAGGTCTTCGCGCCCGTGCAGCAGAAGGTGGACAGCGCCATCTCGGAGCGCAAGCTCGCCTTCAAGCCCGAGCTGGACATCCGCGGCGAGCGCCTCTCCGACGCCCTCGACATCGTCACGCATTACATCGACGACGCCATCATGCTCGGCATCGGCACCGTGCGCATCATCCACGGCAAGGGCACGGGCGTGCTGCGCGAGGAGATCCAGAAATATCTGCGAACCGTCCCGGGGCTGACCGTCAGCGACGAAGACATCCGCAACGGCGGCACCGGCGTAACCATCGTCAAGCTATGA
- a CDS encoding SSU ribosomal protein S19P, which translates to MSRSLRKGPYIQEALEKRVLAMNDGSKKKEVVKTWSRASMISPDFIGHTIAVHNGNKFIPVYVTEQMVGHKLGEFAPTRNFRGHSGNNKK; encoded by the coding sequence ATGAGTCGTTCTTTAAGAAAAGGTCCCTATATCCAGGAAGCCCTGGAGAAGAGAGTTCTTGCTATGAATGATGGTAGCAAGAAGAAGGAAGTGGTCAAGACCTGGTCTCGTGCCAGCATGATCTCTCCTGACTTTATCGGCCATACGATCGCCGTTCACAACGGGAACAAGTTCATCCCTGTGTACGTCACCGAGCAGATGGTCGGTCACAAGCTGGGCGAATTCGCGCCCACCCGCAACTTTAGAGGTCATTCAGGTAACAATAAGAAGTAA
- a CDS encoding SSU ribosomal protein S3P, translating into MGQKTNPISNRIGITRGWDSNWCGGNYAEKIAEDYEIRKYLGNRLAKASLSRIVIERTLKLITVTIYAARPGFIIGKGGTEVDKLKEELKKVTKKDVQINIYEVKRPEVDANIVADSIARQIEGRVSYRRAIKMAIANTMRVGAEGIKIQIAGRVGGAEMARSEMFKEGRTPLHTFRADIDYALAVANTKVGTLGIKVWICNGERYGKQDLTPAALAAANAQATGQNRGGGRGGDRRPRRDGDRDRRPRRDNK; encoded by the coding sequence ATGGGACAGAAAACTAATCCTATCAGCAACAGAATCGGTATCACCCGTGGTTGGGACTCCAACTGGTGTGGTGGCAACTATGCAGAGAAGATCGCTGAGGACTACGAGATCCGCAAGTATCTCGGCAACCGCCTTGCCAAGGCCAGCCTCAGCCGCATCGTCATCGAGCGGACCCTCAAGCTCATCACGGTCACGATCTACGCAGCCCGTCCCGGTTTCATCATCGGTAAGGGCGGCACCGAGGTCGACAAACTCAAGGAAGAGCTCAAGAAGGTCACCAAGAAGGATGTCCAGATCAATATCTACGAGGTGAAGCGTCCTGAGGTGGACGCCAACATCGTGGCGGACAGCATCGCCCGTCAGATCGAAGGTCGTGTCTCCTATCGTCGTGCCATCAAGATGGCTATCGCCAACACGATGCGCGTCGGTGCCGAAGGCATCAAGATCCAGATCGCCGGTCGTGTCGGCGGCGCCGAAATGGCCCGCAGCGAGATGTTCAAGGAGGGCCGTACGCCGCTCCACACCTTCCGCGCCGACATCGACTACGCCCTGGCCGTCGCCAACACCAAGGTTGGTACCCTCGGTATCAAGGTGTGGATCTGCAATGGTGAGCGCTATGGCAAGCAGGACCTCACTCCTGCCGCCCTCGCCGCTGCCAATGCACAGGCTACCGGTCAGAACCGTGGTGGTGGCCGTGGTGGCGACCGTCGTCCCCGTCGGGATGGCGACCGCGACCGTCGTCCTCGCCGTGACAACAAGTAA
- a CDS encoding TIGR00159 family protein — MLDFLHFSWVDILDVLLVAAIIYLLFRWIRGSTAINIFIAIIIVLVVRVIAEAIGMKMISSLLGTLIDMGAVALVIIFQPEIRRFLSSLGRKAGTTLERQSFLQRIFPAWRDRQMDTRAVQEITEACREMSNFKQGALILIQRKNSLDDIIATGDRIDAEVGRRLIMNIFFKNSPLHDGAMIISDNRIVAARCTLPITERTDLPARYGMRHKAAIGISEQCDADVLVVSEETGGISLVRGGLITAIDSINTLNLLLGEKTE, encoded by the coding sequence ATGCTGGATTTTCTGCATTTTTCCTGGGTCGACATCCTGGACGTCCTGCTGGTCGCCGCAATCATCTATCTGCTTTTCAGATGGATCAGGGGCTCCACAGCCATCAACATCTTCATCGCCATCATCATCGTGCTCGTGGTCCGCGTGATTGCGGAAGCCATCGGCATGAAGATGATTTCCTCCCTGCTCGGCACCCTGATCGACATGGGCGCCGTGGCGCTCGTCATCATCTTCCAGCCGGAGATCCGCCGCTTCCTGAGCTCGCTGGGCCGCAAGGCCGGCACCACGCTCGAGCGGCAGTCGTTCCTGCAGCGGATCTTCCCCGCCTGGCGGGACCGCCAGATGGACACCCGCGCCGTGCAGGAGATCACCGAAGCGTGCCGCGAGATGTCCAACTTCAAGCAGGGCGCGCTCATCCTGATCCAGCGCAAGAACTCCCTCGACGACATCATCGCCACCGGCGACCGCATCGACGCGGAAGTCGGACGCCGCCTGATCATGAATATCTTCTTCAAGAATTCGCCCCTGCACGACGGGGCGATGATCATCAGCGACAACCGCATCGTGGCCGCGCGTTGCACGCTTCCCATCACGGAGCGCACCGACCTCCCCGCCCGGTACGGGATGCGGCACAAGGCCGCCATCGGCATTTCCGAGCAATGCGATGCGGACGTACTGGTCGTGAGTGAGGAGACGGGCGGCATTTCGCTGGTCCGCGGCGGCCTGATCACGGCCATCGACTCCATCAACACCCTGAACCTGCTGCTCGGAGAGAAGACGGAATGA
- a CDS encoding LSU ribosomal protein L23P, whose translation MGIIIKPIVTEKLTAQGEKLNRYGFIVDRKANKLQIKEAVEKMYNVSVADVNTVNYHGKRKSRYTKAGLLRGRMNHFKKAYITLAGEDKIDFYANI comes from the coding sequence ATGGGAATTATCATTAAGCCAATCGTTACAGAGAAGTTGACGGCTCAGGGCGAGAAGTTGAACCGTTACGGCTTTATCGTAGATCGTAAGGCCAACAAACTTCAGATCAAAGAGGCTGTGGAGAAGATGTACAATGTCTCCGTGGCCGATGTCAATACGGTGAACTATCACGGCAAGCGCAAGAGCCGCTACACCAAGGCGGGTCTGCTCCGCGGCCGGATGAATCACTTCAAGAAAGCGTACATCACCCTCGCCGGTGAAGACAAGATTGATTTCTACGCTAACATTTAA
- a CDS encoding Redoxin, which produces MQHIYQVAEQEYYYLSEGDTALVRYDHTTGRPYLTSLVYEEKTDLYNLPYTLPEAVQDRDYYIETVLTDFHYTLAFNYFHDKTKQARFPSLKEKQRSLYVDLDSLAIVYDRYQAALKAEIDSLYRAKTIDETYYRYLSHRFFPKERIAPDALVRSDSLMRFVSNYYEVLHNNNVNIFIGDNTQKAFNAIARDTTYGPLARKGMLKHLLINKILTDESGYVHYPKELKARYINKYTEITGDSTVVQQIRKNDVSIASLKSVLPLERVDGEKTGLEKLLERYRGKVVYVDFWASWCGPCVGQFPAARELHKRMAGKDVVYIFISSDTSRKSWQEVVRKHSDLLAGSYRILDVDADFLKEIRLERIPRYLIYGRDGKLVDLDAPRPTDKEIDETLMAALNR; this is translated from the coding sequence ATGCAACATATATATCAGGTGGCTGAACAGGAGTATTATTACCTGTCGGAGGGCGATACAGCCCTTGTGAGGTATGATCATACGACAGGCAGACCATACTTGACCAGCCTGGTCTATGAGGAGAAGACGGACCTTTATAACCTGCCATACACATTGCCTGAAGCGGTTCAGGACAGGGATTACTATATTGAGACGGTCTTGACCGATTTCCACTATACGCTGGCTTTCAATTATTTCCATGACAAAACAAAGCAGGCCAGGTTTCCGTCTTTGAAAGAGAAACAGCGTTCCCTTTATGTGGACCTGGATTCTCTAGCTATAGTATATGACCGGTATCAGGCGGCGCTTAAGGCAGAAATAGATTCTCTTTATCGAGCAAAGACCATCGACGAAACGTATTACCGATATCTTTCCCACCGCTTCTTCCCGAAGGAACGTATAGCGCCGGACGCGCTGGTCCGATCAGACAGTTTGATGCGTTTTGTCTCAAATTATTATGAAGTCCTGCATAACAATAATGTAAATATCTTCATTGGGGACAACACGCAGAAAGCTTTCAATGCAATTGCGCGTGACACCACATATGGCCCCCTGGCCCGGAAAGGGATGTTGAAACATCTGCTTATTAATAAAATACTGACCGATGAGTCTGGTTATGTGCATTATCCGAAGGAACTCAAGGCCCGGTATATCAATAAATACACGGAGATTACGGGTGATTCGACGGTGGTCCAACAGATCCGGAAAAACGACGTTTCGATCGCTTCCCTGAAGTCCGTCCTGCCGCTCGAGCGCGTGGACGGCGAAAAAACCGGCCTGGAGAAACTCCTGGAGCGTTATCGGGGGAAAGTGGTCTACGTGGATTTCTGGGCATCGTGGTGCGGACCCTGCGTGGGACAATTCCCTGCAGCCCGGGAGCTGCATAAGCGGATGGCCGGGAAAGACGTCGTGTATATTTTCATTTCGAGCGACACGAGCCGGAAGAGTTGGCAGGAAGTGGTCAGGAAGCATTCCGATCTCCTGGCCGGATCCTACCGGATCCTGGATGTCGACGCCGACTTCCTGAAAGAAATCCGCCTGGAGAGGATACCTCGTTACCTGATCTATGGGCGGGACGGCAAGCTCGTGGACCTGGACGCTCCCCGGCCGACCGATAAGGAGATTGACGAGACGTTGATGGCGGCCTTGAACAGGTAA
- a CDS encoding large subunit ribosomal protein L2 — protein MAVRKFKPVTPGQRNKVISSFEEITAKKPQKSLIEPLKSSGGRNNTGQMTVRYIGGGHKRMYRIIDFRRAKDECTATVLTIEYDPNRSARIALVQYEDGEKRYIIAPKGLKVGQVIASGSGVAPEVGNCLPLSEIPVGTLVHCIELRPGQGAAMARSAGTFAQLAAREGNHAVLRLPSGETRMVLVSCRATVGEVSNTEHNLESHGKAGRRRWLGKRPHNRGVVMNPHDHPMGGGEGRASGGHPRSRKGLPAKGYKTRNPKASSNKFIIERRKK, from the coding sequence ATGGCAGTAAGAAAATTCAAACCGGTTACCCCCGGTCAGCGTAACAAAGTGATCAGCTCCTTCGAGGAGATCACCGCTAAGAAACCCCAGAAATCATTGATCGAGCCCCTCAAGAGCTCCGGCGGACGCAACAACACCGGTCAGATGACCGTGCGTTACATCGGTGGCGGTCACAAGAGAATGTACCGTATCATCGACTTCCGCCGCGCCAAGGACGAGTGCACCGCAACGGTCCTGACCATCGAGTATGACCCGAACCGCAGCGCCCGCATCGCCCTCGTTCAGTACGAAGACGGAGAGAAGAGATACATCATCGCTCCGAAAGGACTCAAGGTAGGCCAGGTTATCGCCTCCGGCAGCGGCGTCGCTCCGGAAGTCGGCAACTGCCTCCCGCTCAGCGAAATTCCTGTCGGTACCCTCGTGCACTGCATCGAGCTCCGTCCCGGCCAGGGCGCCGCAATGGCCCGCTCCGCCGGTACGTTCGCTCAGCTGGCCGCCCGCGAAGGCAACCACGCCGTGCTCCGTCTGCCCTCGGGCGAGACCCGCATGGTGCTCGTTTCCTGCCGCGCTACGGTCGGTGAGGTGTCGAATACCGAACACAACCTGGAGAGCCACGGCAAGGCCGGCCGTCGTCGCTGGCTGGGCAAGCGCCCGCACAACCGTGGTGTCGTGATGAACCCGCACGATCACCCGATGGGTGGTGGTGAAGGCCGCGCTTCCGGTGGACATCCGCGTTCCCGTAAGGGTCTCCCTGCAAAGGGCTACAAGACGCGTAATCCGAAGGCATCTTCCAACAAGTTCATCATTGAGAGAAGAAAGAAATAA
- a CDS encoding large subunit ribosomal protein L4, giving the protein MELEVLKIDGSKSGKKVTLEEQVFGIEPNDHAVYLDVIQYLANQRHGNAKTKDRSEIAHSTKKLGRQKGGGGARHGSLKANIFVGGGRVFGPVPRFYHNKLNKKVKALARKSALTYKAQENAIIILEPFTMDAPKTKELLAINNAIKAGDRKVLYVLPQNSTNIYLSSRNLPQVNVLSVDEINTYAIMNANTLVLVDGVQDILAERNMR; this is encoded by the coding sequence ATGGAATTAGAAGTTTTGAAAATTGACGGCTCCAAGTCCGGCAAGAAAGTGACGCTCGAGGAGCAGGTCTTCGGCATTGAGCCCAACGACCACGCCGTCTATCTTGACGTCATCCAGTACCTCGCCAACCAGCGTCATGGCAACGCCAAGACCAAGGACCGCAGCGAGATCGCGCACAGCACCAAGAAACTCGGTCGTCAGAAGGGCGGCGGCGGCGCACGCCACGGCTCCCTCAAGGCGAACATCTTCGTCGGCGGCGGCCGCGTGTTCGGTCCCGTCCCGCGTTTCTATCACAACAAGTTGAACAAGAAGGTCAAGGCCCTCGCCCGCAAGTCCGCGCTGACTTACAAGGCCCAGGAGAATGCCATCATCATTCTCGAGCCCTTCACCATGGATGCTCCGAAGACCAAGGAACTCCTCGCCATCAACAACGCCATCAAGGCCGGTGATCGCAAGGTCCTCTACGTTCTTCCGCAGAATTCGACCAACATCTACCTTTCATCCCGCAACCTTCCGCAGGTGAACGTCCTCTCCGTTGACGAGATCAACACCTACGCCATCATGAACGCCAACACCCTGGTGCTCGTGGACGGCGTGCAGGACATCCTCGCCGAGAGAAACATGCGCTAA
- a CDS encoding putative endonuclease, with protein MRTDRATVGRKGEEEASSYLARLGHRILARNWRNGHLELDIITLLGNELHIVEVKSRVAPVMAEPEQNVRRDKQRRMVAAANAFLRSADRKGLPADLEIIFDVMSVVFFGTGADFEIEYYPNAFIPLYA; from the coding sequence ATGAGGACCGACAGAGCGACCGTAGGCCGGAAAGGCGAAGAGGAAGCCAGCAGCTACCTGGCGCGCCTGGGGCACCGCATCCTCGCGCGTAACTGGCGCAACGGCCACCTCGAGCTGGACATCATTACCCTGCTGGGCAACGAACTCCACATCGTGGAGGTCAAGAGCCGCGTGGCGCCGGTGATGGCGGAGCCGGAGCAGAACGTCCGGCGCGACAAGCAGCGGCGGATGGTCGCCGCCGCCAACGCCTTCCTGCGCTCCGCGGACCGGAAGGGCCTGCCCGCCGACCTGGAGATTATTTTCGACGTGATGTCCGTCGTTTTCTTCGGGACTGGCGCAGACTTTGAAATAGAGTATTATCCGAACGCCTTTATACCACTTTATGCTTAA
- a CDS encoding LSU ribosomal protein L22P, with translation MAERLKEAKKVTAVAKLNDVPTSPRKMRLVADTVRGVEVNRALDLLKFSKREASVRLEKLLRSAIANWEAKNPEQSKELDNGNVYVKTIMVDEGRTLKRIRPCPQGRAGRIRKRSNHVTVILDVKQPAENK, from the coding sequence ATGGCCGAGCGCCTCAAGGAGGCGAAGAAGGTTACAGCTGTTGCTAAGCTGAATGACGTCCCCACCTCTCCCCGCAAGATGCGTCTGGTGGCTGACACCGTCCGCGGTGTCGAGGTCAACCGCGCTCTCGATCTGTTGAAGTTCTCGAAGCGTGAGGCTTCCGTGCGTCTGGAGAAGCTGCTCCGCAGCGCCATCGCCAACTGGGAAGCCAAGAACCCGGAGCAGAGCAAAGAACTGGACAACGGCAACGTCTATGTCAAGACCATCATGGTCGACGAAGGCCGCACGCTGAAGCGCATCCGTCCGTGCCCGCAGGGCCGTGCCGGTCGCATCCGCAAGCGTTCCAACCACGTCACCGTCATCCTCGATGTCAAACAACCTGCAGAGAACAAGTAA